The following nucleotide sequence is from Penicillium digitatum chromosome 5, complete sequence.
TGAAGAAAATCCAAAAGAATGTTATCCAAAGGACATGTTGCTGGTAAATTTTGTATCGGAGCGGCGAATGCAGGTGGCCCAGGTTCAGATGTAATGGTCAAGGGGTGTGGGTATATTCGTGCCGAAGGATTCAGCGGAGGGCATCGGAAGTTTTCTGAACAGCTGCTGTGAAACCGATCGACTTTAGGGACAATACGCGAATCACGAATAAGGAAATTAAACCCCAGACGCTCCTCGCAGCCAAGGCCCAGGCCGTGTGTGATATTATGGCGTTGCGAGTCCCATGCGACACGGAGAGAGGCCGACGAAGGGCCTCCGTTGGTGCTGTTGCGGCGACTACCGAGAGTGGGCGCAGAATGAGTGGGAGAAGGCGTATCAAGGCTGGTAACAGACTCGGCATAGAATTTATCGCCTGGAATGGAATTGAGGTGATCGGTGTCGAGCAATGGAGTTGTATGCAAAGGGGGCGGGATGGGCTTGGGTATAGCCGGTGAAGGAGACGTATCTATCTTTGTCAGCACGAGACTTGGATTGTGTTGGGATGTGCAACTGACCCGATAGTTCAGGCTTAGCTATCAATGGTTGGATAATGTCCATAGCTGCCTTAAGCCCTCGGCGGAGCTCTGCGTTCTCCGACCGAATCGTCTCATTCTGGCGTAGAGCTTCTTGAAAATCAAGATAGGGCTTTTGTGACGACAGGTCCCGGACCTGTTGCTCCAAAGCTTCTATGTAGCACTTGGTCCTTTCTCGAATTGCGCGCTGCGCTTGGCGGTCGTTGGCCCGCTTCTTGGCCAACTGATCGGGAGTGAGATTAGCGACACCTCTTGAGGATATGCTGTTTAGCTTGCGCTTGCGTCCCAATTTTTTGTCATTGTCCAAGAGTCCTTCCACGTCTATCGAGGCCGCACGAGGAGGAACCGGCGAGTCTTCGGGTCTGCTGAGGGGGGTAGGTTGTGAACGTTCAGGCAAGCCGGGCAAGTCGGGCGAAGGCGCCACATGCTCATTGGCGTTTGTAGCGCGGGTGGCCATTGCCTTACACACGCGCTAATTAAGATTGGCCATTCAGGTTGGGGAAATAAGGAATGAAAGTTAAGGAGcgtctactccgtagagtgAGACGAGTGAGTGCTGTGTGGGTCCAGGTTGTTTGAAGTCCACATCGTTTAAACTTTCCTGCGGGACTTGGTTATCAGATTCAGTTGACAGGGAATAAACAGACAACAGTCGACCGCATGTGTGGCCCTGTGAAGACTTTTTGATTAGTCTTTTAAGATGCCCATTTTTTCACAAAATTTTTGGCCATCCTAGTTTCAATGATAGACCACAGAAAAAGCGGGGGAAAGGCGTGATTTATGGAAAAACCAGGGACATTCTTGTTCCAAATAGAATATATAGGGACAGAAAGTCCAAAAATTAGGAGAATCTGGAGACGGACACGAATCATTGAATAACTAATCCACACAAAAACAAATTGCAGTATTCAACGCCATATGTAACCCTGGATCAAGCCCAAAGGATCAAGATTATGCACATAAGAAAAAGATTCGGTCGTGTCGATCATATACAAAGGCTTTTGTAAGTTCCAATGCAAGACTGAAAGCATAAGCCAGATGAAAAGGGGGGTGATGAAGGCAAAAGTTCAAAATGACAAGCTAAAAGGATTATTGGATCATGTGGCCCATTTTCGAGATCTGTCACAGCCGGCATGTTAGCATCATCCCAAATCTAGGTGGTAATTTGCAAACTTACCTTAGTCTGAAGATAGCCTTCAATTTCAGAGCTCTTAATTCCTTTCTGACCACCAGTCCGCCAAGCCAATGGGATCATTGGCACCCGT
It contains:
- a CDS encoding putative transcription factor — protein: MATRATNANEHVAPSPDLPGLPERSQPTPLSRPEDSPVPPRAASIDVEGLLDNDKKLGRKRKLNSISSRGVANLTPDQLAKKRANDRQAQRAIRERTKCYIEALEQQVRDLSSQKPYLDFQEALRQNETIRSENAELRRGLKAAMDIIQPLIAKPELSDTSPSPAIPKPIPPPLHTTPLLDTDHLNSIPGDKFYAESVTSLDTPSPTHSAPTLGSRRNSTNGGPSSASLRVAWDSQRHNITHGLGLGCEERLGFNFLIRDSRIVPKVDRFHSSCSENFRCPPLNPSARIYPHPLTITSEPGPPAFAAPIQNLPATCPLDNILLDFLQSRQHEAAQGIPRQKLAGPPYPSVSSLLNPERSVYSHPVSKVFTDILHTFPDLSSLPVQVAVLYTMFLLMRWQVYPTQENYERLPEWLTPRPTQILHPHPAWMDYVPWPGMRDRIITNYQNYPFENWFIPFTSGMRVNWPYEDTDCLLSAGDSDELVINPVFERHMRNLSNWSLGTCFAETYPCLADTARIKPTTHPNTPCGPHSP